The Brachypodium distachyon strain Bd21 chromosome 4, Brachypodium_distachyon_v3.0, whole genome shotgun sequence nucleotide sequence ACCCTCCTTGTTCCCACCTTTGGTCCGATCTCCCCCGCCTCTTCACTTAAATTTGCATCTGGGGCTGGCCGTGGAGGGAGATTCTGGGCGCAGCCGTTTCTCCGGCTGGCGCAGCGGCCCCTTTCTTCGTCTCCTCCCGATGGCTCTCGCGGCGGCCGGACACAGGAGCGACGACTGTGGGCTCCACAACAAGCAGCGTCGGTGAGCGTGTCCGCGGCCGTTCTGGTGGAGACGGAAGCGCTCGGGTGGGTTCCACGAAGTCAACCATTTGTTAGACCCGGGTAAAGTAGAAGAACCGAGTCTAAGAAAAATTTCTTAGCCCCTCCATGCTCCAATGGCTAGGCGGTCTAACTAACTCTTCTTAGCACCGGATGTTGAGCTTGCTCTTAGCTAGTCTGGCTAGGAACGAGTGTTCTAGTCATCAGTCCCACATGTCAGGGGCTCGAGAGTCGGGACCCTATCTGCTCCCTCAGATAGGGTTGGCTAACGAGCatgctcggttcgttaagacctcggatcgttaagatcgttatcGTTAACGATCTGAGACCAttgttcggttcggttcgttaagagttCGCAAGCGCTCGTTAAAAACTCGTTAAGATAAATAGATGGCATACTgatctaatttttttgacatTACCTATTTACTTGGAATAAATTTTggcagcaaacaaaatatatcaaaagcTGAACAACGTTATAAAAATTGTTATaacacgaaaaaaaaaaaataacaacacaATCCGAACATCGAAATAAGTTCCAGTAGAGACGACCTCGCTGACGAGAgcttaacgaaccgagttaCCTCTCACACACAACCCCATCATCAGCACCGCCCAGCTGCGGCCGCCGAGATGGACGCAGCGGCAGCACATGCCGCCGGGGCGCCGGcaggggagcagcaggcggctgCTCCCCGGGCGGAAAGGCTCAACCAGGGGGTGCACCACCAGCTCAACCTGGAAGGcatgcgggcgcgcgcggtggGGCTCTACAAGGCCATCTCCCGCATCATCGACGACTTCAACAACATCGCCCGCACCACCCCCGGCGGTTCCCCTAAGTGGTACCGCCCCCCTCCGTCCCCTCCCCTCCATTGCTGCTGCCCGGAGTGAAGCCCTAGGGTTTCGGACCCCCCCAATTCGGTCTGTGTATCCTAGTGACTGCATCTGTACGATTTATTGCTGACTAGTACTCTCGCTGTGCTGGTGCCTTGCAGGCAGGACGTGCTCGGGCAGTTCTCCATGGTGAGCATGGAGCTCTTCAACATCGTGGAGGACATCAAGAAGGTGAACAAGGGATTCGTGGTCTACCCCAGAAACGTCAACGCTGAGAACGCTTTAAGTACGCAAGCTCTCTGAAATCTCGTTTCCTTTAACTCTTTAGATGTCATGATGTGGCTAGTAAAATTATCAGGTGATCACAAGAATGTATGAATGCACTTGATGTTTCGATTACGGAATGGAACCTTTTCTGGGTGGGACATGCCAAATTCAAGAGATGTGGTGAGGGTCGATGATTGTGAATGTATTCAGAGACGTCAATTTCAATTAGGCCTGAAAACAAAATGGTATAAGCATGTAAGTGGAACTGCAAATATTAGGAAGAAACCATCTAAAACAACCCTCCTCAATACATATACTGGTATCACCTTAAATTTTTTTATGTCTTTCCTGGGGCAAACAAGGATGATAGGAGTCAGTAGCAAATGACCTAACAAAATGGTAGTTCAGTTTTACACTAGATGGTTGTGATGCATCGCAATTTAGTGTTGACATGTTGATTTACATTGATTCTTCATTTGCTACTAGTATCACATCTTTATTCCCTTTTAACCTGTATGAGTATCGCAGTACTGCCTGTAATGCTGTCGTCGAAGCTCTTGCCTGAGATGGAAATTGAGGAAACTACAAAGAGGGAACAATTGTTGTCTGGAATAACGAATCTACCTGTGCCTTCACAAATGGAAAAATTAAAGGTGATTAATGCAGTTTGGAAAATGCAAACCTGTCATACACTGTAGTTGATTGATATGTTGACTGGCTGTTAAATGAAATGGGACTTGGTGCTATTCCTTTCAGGCTAGGATAGATATGATTGCAAGTGCGTGTGAAACTGCTGAGAGAGTAATTGCAGAATGCCGTAAGACTTATGGTCTAGGAACCCGTCAGGGGGCAAATCTTGGTCCTACATTGGACAAGGCACAGGCTGCAAAGATACAGGAGCAGGAAGGCCTGCTTAGAGCAGCAGTAAATTATGGTGAAGgtgaaaaatattaatttttaCCAGAGTTCCAAAATAAATACCTCTTGTGTTTCTCCTATTCATATTATGGCTTCAATGATGTTATAATCTGACTCAGGATTGCGGGTACCGGGAGACCAAAGGCAGCCACATTCTTCTCTTCCTAGCCATTTAATGGAAGTGCTTCCTTCTGGAGACGGGGCTCATAATTTTGGTGATAATTCTGGTACTATTAGATCATGTTATCTTTCCACATTTTTTCATGTTAATTAACTGTTTTGAGTTACGGCATCTACGAGTTCTTTCAAGTTTGTATGCACGGAAGGGGAATTTGTAATGCATTAGCTGGTATCAAGTGCATTATAGCCATTTGCGTTGAAGATGTGTCATAAAACACTTCAGCATCAGCGCCTAACCGCTATTCATACGTGCAGGTGTCTATCCCAAAAATACATCAACATTTACACCTAATGGTGTCAACACCCAGGGAAATGCAATGCAGGTTTGTATCGTATCAGTAATTCAGTATCAACATCTGTAATACTATTAAATTATCATAGACCATCTCATTGCTCATTTCTCATTGCTCATTGGGCTGAAAGCAATTGAGTTATGGAAGCGAGACTTGCAAGGCATATACTTGATTCATTTTTTGTTGCACGGCATTAATCTTCTCACCAAGGTGTTGTTTTGCTGTTTCGTTGTCGGCCATTTTATGTTGCACGGCATTAATCTTCTCCCCAAGGTGTTGTTTTGCTGTTTCGTTGTCGGCCATATATATTTCATTCATTTTAATCGTCAACTGTCTAAGTGTTGGTTAGGGTACATTCCTTTGAACATCAAAACATGATTGCATTTGAGGATTGAGAAAGTAATCGCCAACCTGAATTCAGAGAAATGTTTGCTCTTTTTATCTTAATCTTCAGATACTGCTTCTTGCAGGCATCTGGAGGACTTGGCAGATCTGCTCCATCACCTGGAACTGCAGGAACTCCTAACTTTGAAAATGTATCCACTCCACCAATGCCGTATGCGAACTCCCCAAGGTCAGGCACCAATATGATGAATACCCCTTCGCCCCAGCAACATCTGACACCGCAGCAGCAGAGGCAAAAGCTGATGCAAGCATCTCAGCAACAACAGCTGCATgctcaacagcagcagcagcagcagctgaggCCCTCAGCTGCTTCGTTGCTAGCACAGGTAAGAcaatttttccttttagttCTCAATAAGTTTTCCCCCAATGGTTATGTCTGCGGTGAGCCCTGCTTGTGACAGTGGCATAACTATTGTATTTTTCTTAGCATATATCTCGTGCTTTCCTGTTCTGCTGTCTTGCGATAATGATACATCATTTGCGTCTAGCTCGTTCTTTTTGGTGCTCACTGAATTCACACCTTTCCTGTAGAACACAGTTTCCCAGTTACAAGATTTACAAGGGCAGTCGCAACAAAAACTACAGGCAATTTTACTATTGACAGCTTTTGTTGTTCTATATTCATTTACAGTTTCCCAGTTTTTAGTTTTCACCAAAGCTCATAACTTCACGTTGAAAACCTTTTATAGGTCCCTGGCCAACAGCAGATGCAATACAGCCAAGCACAAGCCTTGTCGCAGTTTCAGAATAGGCAGATGCAGGCTGCACGCATGCAACCAGGCATGTCACAGAGCCAGTTGAACCAAGGAAATCAGCTGAGAAGTCATCTGGGCCAGTTCACTGGAGCTGCAAACAGCGCAATGTTCACTGCTGCACAGGCATCTTCAAACTCGCAAATGGTTAGATAAGGCCTTTCTTTGTAGTAgtgtaaaaataaaaataagttTCTTGTTCTGAGAGGATAATTGTACTCTCAGAAGACATGCATTCATGAGCTAATGAAGAAAGATTCAAGTagtttaccaaaaaaaaaagattcaagTTTGTGCAGTGGTCAGTCTATCTGCTGGATATTTTGAACATACTCCGTGGTTGATTAAATTGCCCGTGTTTTCATTTTAGATGGCAAACATACCTGGGACAATGCAATCACTGCAATCACAGTCAATCTTGCCGCAAATGCAGGTcaatgcttttctttttcattgtCCCAAGTTGCTTTGTCTGCAGATATATCTGTTGAAAGACAATGGTCTACTATATATGGTAAATCACACATGTATAGTATGTTTTTTCCTTGTAAATCTTAAAAGTGATTCTTTTTGTTCCTTACTTGGTTCCTCCTATTGGTGTCAGAAGCTGGCTGGTCCTAGACCCCCAGACAAATTTTgcaaatacaccacataaTTGGTAGGATTAGGGTCATGGGTGATAAAAGGCAAGTGCTCATAGGCAGTAGATTGGACTGGCAACAGAGGTTTACCATGTTTCACACACCTTTTAGTATGATAATGCACTGCAGCATGGCATGAAGAATTTGTAATTTATTCTCTTTTCCATTTTGTTTCTGCTATGCCTCATTCTTTGCACATATATCATATGAAATCTTTTGTTGTATTTGTAATGCTGTTTTCTTATTATTGTTAATCAGTTTGGTTTGACTGGCGGGCATCCTCAGAGGAGTCATCCGACCCAAATGATGAATGACCAAAGTATGTAATGTTTCCTCTGTTAAAGCTTTCATCATTGTTAAATGGATGAAAAATGTACTTCTACATGTCATGAAATTGAGATACGGAGTATAGTATTCTGGGTACGGCTATATGTTGTACTTTTGCCATTGCTAGCATAGTTGGTGCTAAAATCACAAGTATGCATATTGGACCACTGCTAGGGAAAATATTTGGTGTTATATAGAACCACATATTAGTCACGATACAGAAGAATAGGATGCATGGGGATTAATTTTCAATCACACCATTCTAAGCAATTCTTGCTTCGTGCTGCAGTGTTTGGTATGGGATCCACAAATACTAGCAGCATGATGGgaatgcagcagcagcaacagcaacaacagcagcaaggGGTGTATGGAAACATGCAAGGAGGTGGTCAGAACTTGCAACAGCAGGGCATGGTGGGTCTTCAGAATCAGCAGAATCAGTTGCAGAATCAGATGCAGAATCCCAACTTCCCCCAGCAGAGACAGCAAAATCAACAATGATTCAAACTAATTAACAACATCTTCCTATAGCGAGCAACAAATCCTTCTGTCAAAAGATACAGGGGCATTGTCGAGACAGTTTTTTCTGCTGGATAATCTTTGCTCCTGAGGACAGATCACTGCGTTTCCTCATGTACTGTTTACAGCACGAGCTGCTACGGATGATTCTCCATTTAGCTTTGCTTGCCTCTATAGCAGCCTGCTCACGCTGGGTGAAGTCTGAAGTTAGGGAGTGTGTTAAACCATGATATTGTTGTAAATCGATGTAGATGTATCAATGTTCGTGTCCTGCATGCATTCACCGGTCTTAAATACGTGAAGTCAGAGATCTCGCTTGCAGTGGCTTCGACATGGAGATGTTAACACGAGTTTCTTCCATCTTCGGGTAGCTACTAGGCAACGGAAAAATTTCATTCAATCTCTTGCAACCGAGCATGGGATGACATTCGTGCAAGAAGACAAAGAAAATATTGTTCACGACCTCTTCTGTGCTTCTTTAGGTACGTCTTCCCCGAGGGGGTTGGCCCTCAACTGGCAGGCTCTTGGATATCAACATTCTGATCTCTCGGACCTAGAGCTTCCTTTCACGATGGAGGAGATTAATGACACAATTTTCTCTATGCCTATGGACAAAGCCCCGGGCCCGGATGGTTTTACTGGCCTATTCTTTCGCACTTGTTGGAACGTGATCAAGGAAGATATGACAGCAGCCTTCCCTCGTTTGCACTCTCTTCAATCTGATGGTTTCGCTCTCTTAAATACGGCCAACATTGCCTTGCGCCCTAAGTCTTGCAATGCCACTTCGATCTCTCACTACAGGCCGATTAGCCTTATCCATGGGGTCGCAAAGATCTTTTCAAAGCTTCTTGCAAACCGGCTCGGCCCGAGACTCGACGACCTTGTTTTTGCTGCCCAGAGTGCTTTTATCAAGCGTCGATGCATCCAAGATAATTTCCTTTATGTCCAAAACGTGGTGCAGTCCTtccaaaaatcaaaatctcCGACTCTTTTCCTCAAGCTTGATATTGCTAAAGCTTTTGACACTGTCAACTGGAGCTACTTTTTGGAGGCCCTGACGGCTCTTGGGTTTGGACGTCGTTGGCGTGATTGGATCTCCTTGCTCTTTGCCACTGCTACCTCTCGCCCCCTCCTCAATGGCTTGCCGGGTGAAAACTTTTCGCACCGCTGTGGAGTCCGGCAGGGAGACCCGCTGTCCCCTATGCTCTTCATCCTTGCGATTGACCCCTTACACAGGCTGTTCCACTTGGCCTCGTTGCAACAGGTTCTATCCCCGCTGCCTTCTCATTCGGCAAAGCTTCGTGTTTCTCTTTACGCGGATGATGCGGCGATCTTCATCAACCCCACCGTTCAAGACCTGCATGCCACTCAGCGCATGCTCGAATCCTTTGGTCAGATTTCGGGTCTTATTACAAACTTCTCCAAATCGTCTGTGCACCCCATCTGCTGTGATCACCTCGACCTTGACCAACTGCTCCTCCATTTTCCAGGCAGCCGCATGGGCTTCCCATGCCGCTACCTTGGCCTGCAGCTCCACGTCTGCAAGTTGAAGCGAATCCATGTGCAACCCCTCATTGACAAACTTGCGACGCGTCTACCGAGGTGGAAAGGGACCATGTTGTCCTCTGTCGGCAGGCTTACCTTGACCAAGACGGTCCTGTCGGCCATCCCGATCTTCCACATGTCGGTCTTCCCCATTGCAAAATGGGCCATCAAGAAGATGAACAAAATCAGCAGATCTTTCCTTTGGAAGGGCAAAGAGGAGGCGAATGGGGGTCACTGCTTGGTCAATTGGTCCAAAGTTTGCATGCCTAGGAAGCTTGGCAGCCTAGGCATCcctgacttggagaaatttagTCGTGCCTTGCGTCTGCGTTGGTTGTGGTACGAGTGGACATGTCCTAACAAGCCATGGGTTGGAATGCCTCCTCCGGTGAACAAATGTGACCGTGCTCTTTTTTCTGCCTCCACCACGGTGCAGATTGGCGATGGTCGTAAGGTGAAATTCTGGCATGACTCCTGGCTGGACGGTTTGGCTCCCAATGTCATCGCACCTACCATTTTTGCCATCACTACGAGGAAGAACCGTTCTGTGCACGATGATATTACCGAGGGGGCTTG carries:
- the LOC100840976 gene encoding mediator of RNA polymerase II transcription subunit 8 isoform X2; protein product: MDAAAAHAAGAPAGEQQAAAPRAERLNQGVHHQLNLEGMRARAVGLYKAISRIIDDFNNIARTTPGGSPKWQDVLGQFSMVSMELFNIVEDIKKVNKGFVVYPRNVNAENALILPVMLSSKLLPEMEIEETTKREQLLSGITNLPVPSQMEKLKARIDMIASACETAERVIAECRKTYGLGTRQGANLGPTLDKAQAAKIQEQEGLLRAAVNYGEGLRVPGDQRQPHSSLPSHLMEVLPSGDGAHNFGVYPKNTSTFTPNGVNTQGNAMQASGGLGRSAPSPGTAGTPNFENVSTPPMPYANSPRSGTNMMNTPSPQQHLTPQQQRQKLMQASQQQQLHAQQQQQQQLRPSAASLLAQNTVSQLQDLQGQSQQKLQVPGQQQMQYSQAQALSQFQNRQMQAARMQPGMSQSQLNQGNQLRSHLGQFTGAANSAMFTAAQASSNSQMMANIPGTMQSLQSQSILPQMQFGLTGGHPQRSHPTQMMNDQMFGMGSTNTSSMMGMQQQQQQQQQQGVYGNMQGGGQNLQQQGMVGLQNQQNQLQNQMQNPNFPQQRQQNQQ
- the LOC100840976 gene encoding mediator of RNA polymerase II transcription subunit 8 isoform X1 translates to MDAAAAHAAGAPAGEQQAAAPRAERLNQGVHHQLNLEGMRARAVGLYKAISRIIDDFNNIARTTPGGSPKWQDVLGQFSMVSMELFNIVEDIKKVNKGFVVYPRNVNAENALILPVMLSSKLLPEMEIEETTKREQLLSGITNLPVPSQMEKLKARIDMIASACETAERVIAECRKTYGLGTRQGANLGPTLDKAQAAKIQEQEGLLRAAVNYGEGLRVPGDQRQPHSSLPSHLMEVLPSGDGAHNFGDNSGVYPKNTSTFTPNGVNTQGNAMQASGGLGRSAPSPGTAGTPNFENVSTPPMPYANSPRSGTNMMNTPSPQQHLTPQQQRQKLMQASQQQQLHAQQQQQQQLRPSAASLLAQNTVSQLQDLQGQSQQKLQVPGQQQMQYSQAQALSQFQNRQMQAARMQPGMSQSQLNQGNQLRSHLGQFTGAANSAMFTAAQASSNSQMMANIPGTMQSLQSQSILPQMQFGLTGGHPQRSHPTQMMNDQMFGMGSTNTSSMMGMQQQQQQQQQQGVYGNMQGGGQNLQQQGMVGLQNQQNQLQNQMQNPNFPQQRQQNQQ
- the LOC100840976 gene encoding mediator of RNA polymerase II transcription subunit 8 isoform X4, which gives rise to MNALDVSITEWNLFWVGHAKFKRCVLPVMLSSKLLPEMEIEETTKREQLLSGITNLPVPSQMEKLKARIDMIASACETAERVIAECRKTYGLGTRQGANLGPTLDKAQAAKIQEQEGLLRAAVNYGEGLRVPGDQRQPHSSLPSHLMEVLPSGDGAHNFGDNSGVYPKNTSTFTPNGVNTQGNAMQASGGLGRSAPSPGTAGTPNFENVSTPPMPYANSPRSGTNMMNTPSPQQHLTPQQQRQKLMQASQQQQLHAQQQQQQQLRPSAASLLAQNTVSQLQDLQGQSQQKLQVPGQQQMQYSQAQALSQFQNRQMQAARMQPGMSQSQLNQGNQLRSHLGQFTGAANSAMFTAAQASSNSQMMANIPGTMQSLQSQSILPQMQFGLTGGHPQRSHPTQMMNDQMFGMGSTNTSSMMGMQQQQQQQQQQGVYGNMQGGGQNLQQQGMVGLQNQQNQLQNQMQNPNFPQQRQQNQQ
- the LOC100840976 gene encoding mediator of RNA polymerase II transcription subunit 8 isoform X3, whose product is MDAAAAHAAGAPAGEQQAAAPRAERLNQGVHHQLNLEGMRARAVGLYKAISRIIDDFNNIARTTPGGSPKWQDVLGQFSMVSMELFNIVEDIKKVNKGFVVYPRNVNAENALILPVMLSSKLLPEMEIEETTKREQLLSGITNLPVPSQMEKLKARIDMIASACETAERVIAECRKTYGLGTRQGANLGPTLDKAQAAKIQEQEGLLRAAVNYGEGLRVPGDQRQPHSSLPSHLMEVLPSGDGAHNFGDNSGVYPKNTSTFTPNGVNTQGNAMQASGGLGRSAPSPGTAGTPNFENVSTPPMPYANSPRSGTNMMNTPSPQQHLTPQQQRQKLMQASQQQQLHAQQQQQQQLRPSAASLLAQNTVSQLQDLQGQSQQKLQVPGQQQMQYSQAQALSQFQNRQMQAARMQPGMSQSQLNQGNQLRSHLGQFTGAANSAMFTAAQASSNSQMFGLTGGHPQRSHPTQMMNDQMFGMGSTNTSSMMGMQQQQQQQQQQGVYGNMQGGGQNLQQQGMVGLQNQQNQLQNQMQNPNFPQQRQQNQQ